A region of Pongo pygmaeus isolate AG05252 chromosome 15, NHGRI_mPonPyg2-v2.0_pri, whole genome shotgun sequence DNA encodes the following proteins:
- the LOC129013203 gene encoding olfactory receptor 11G2-like — MSSRLMNVSSMETINFVSYFILMGFPSSPEMQLLYFGLFSVTCTLTLMGNAAIVCAVWWDQHLHTPTCTLLGNFSLLEICYVTTTVPKMLANFLSTSKSISFMSCFAQFYFVFSLGYDEGFFPCIMAFDRYLAICHPLHYPCIMTKQVCTGLIIFAWSCGFVIFLTSVILISQLSYCGPNIINHFVCDPVPLMMLSCSEDIITQLVYSTFNSIFMIGTFLFILCSYALVILAVIWMPSEAGKQKAFSTCASHLAVVTLLYGSIVVTYVSPGSGHPVKMQKIITFFYSVITPLCNPLIYSLRNKEMKNSLRKIFRTGKDVNKI; from the coding sequence ATGTCTTCCAGACTAATGAATGTGTCCAGCATGGAAACTATCAATTTTGTTAGCTACTTTATCCTCATGGGCTTTCCCTCAAGCCCAGAAATGCAACTCCTCTACTTCGGTCTCTTCTCAGTAACCTGTACTCTCACCCTGATGGGAAATGCAGCCATTGTCTGTGCTGTGTGGTGGGACCAGCACCTTCACACTCCCACGTGCACCCTCTTGGGAAATTTCTCTCTCCTGGAAATATGTTATGTTACTACAACTGTTCCTAAAATGCTGGCCAACTTCCTCTCCACAAGCAAGTCCATCTCATTCATGAGTTGTTTTGCACAGTTCTACTTCGTCTTCTCTTTGGGGTATGATGAGGGCTTCTTCCCTTGCATCATGGCCTTTGACAGGTATCTTGCCATCTGCCACCCTCTACATTATCCATGCATCATGACGAAACAAGTATGCACTGGCCTCATCATCTTTGCATGGTCATGTGGTTTTGTAATCTTCCTAACTTCAGTTATTCTCATTTCACAGCTATCCTACTGTGGCCCAAATATTATCAACCATTTTGTTTGTGATCCTGTCCCATTGATGATGCTGTCCTGTTCTGAAGACATCATCACTCAGCTCGTttactccacattcaattctatctTCATGATCGGCACCTTTCTCTTTATCCTTTGTTCCTATGCTTTGGTGATTCTGGCTGTAATATGGATGCCCTCAGAGGCTGGCAAACAAAAGGCTTTCTCCACTTGTGCTTCTCATTTGGCAGTTGTCACCTTGTTGTATGGCTCCATCGTGGTGACGTATGTTAGTCCTGGATCAGGACAcccagtaaaaatgcaaaaaatcattACCTTTTTCTATTCTGTGATAACACCTCTCTGCAATCCTCTAATATATAGTCTCAGgaacaaagagatgaaaaattcTCTGAGGAAAATCTTCAGGACTGGAAAAgatgttaataaaatataa
- the LOC134738117 gene encoding olfactory receptor 4Q3: protein MKKEQDSNVTEFVLLGLSSSWELQLFLFLLFLFFYIAIILGNLLIVVTVQAHAHLLQPPMYYFLGHLSFIDLSLSCVTVPKMLGDFLQQGKSISFSGCLAQIYFLHFLGASEMFLLTVMAYDRYVAICNPLCYLTVMNPQLCLWLVLACWCGGFIHSIMQVILVIQLPFCGPNEVDNFYCDVPQVIKLACMDTYVVEVLMIANSGLLSLVCFLVLLFSYAIILITLRTHFFQGQNKALSTCAFHLTVVSLIFVPCVFIYLRPFCSFSVDKIFSLFYTVITPMLNPLIYTLRNTDMKTAMKKLTIKPCGIPLPC, encoded by the coding sequence atgaaaaaagaacaagattctAACGTGACAGAATTTGTTCTTCTGGGCCTATCATCTTCTTGGGAGCTGCAGCTATTTCTCttcttactatttttgtttttttacattgcTATCATCCTGGGAAACCTCTTGATAGTGGTAACAGTGCAAGCCCATGCTCACCTGCTCCAACCtcctatgtattattttttaggtCATCTCTCTTTCATTGACCTAAGCCTGAGCTGTGTTACTGTGCCAAAGATGTTAGGGGATTTCCTACAGCAGGGCAAGAGCATCTCTTTTTCAGGATGCCTGGCCCAGATCTACTTCCTCCACTTTCTAGGAGCCAGTGAGATGTTTCTGCTGACAGTCATGGCCTATGACAGGTATGTTGCCATCTGTAACCCTTTGTGTTACCTTACAGTCATGAACCCCCAGCTATGCCTTTGGTTGGTTCTTGCCTGCTGGTGTGGGGGTTTTATCCACTCTATCATGCAGGTCATACTAGTCATCCAGCTGCCTTTCTGTGGCCCCAATGAAGTGGACAACTTCTACTGTGATGTCCCACAGGTCATCAAGCTGGCCTGCATGGACACCTATGTGGTAGAGGTGCTGATGATAGCCAACAGTGGTCTGCTGTCTCTTGTCTGCTTCTTGGTCTTACTATTCTCTTATGCTATCATCCTGATCACCCTGAGAACACACTTCTTCCAGGGCCAGAACAAGGCCCTCTCTACCTGTGCTTTTCATCTGACAGTGGTCAGCCTGATCTTCGTGCCATGCGTATTCATCTATCTGAGGCCTTTCTGCAGCTTCTCTGTGGATAAGATATTCTCCTTGTTTTACACGGTGATTACACCTATGTTGAACCCCCTCATCTACACACTCAGAAATACTGATATGAAGACAGCTATGAAGAAGCTGACGATAAAACCATGTGGCATTCCATTGCCTTGTTAA
- the LOC129013204 gene encoding LOW QUALITY PROTEIN: olfactory receptor 4S2-like (The sequence of the model RefSeq protein was modified relative to this genomic sequence to represent the inferred CDS: inserted 2 bases in 1 codon), with amino-acid sequence MSMHIENQSHSTSPAWGPMKVANNVTEFIFLGLSQDSGAQLMFFVLFLLFYVVIVVGNLLILLMVFSDPRLHTPMCFFLSNLSFVDIAYSSAAAPKMIADFVSEKKTISYWGCITQMFTFHFLGCAEIFVLTVMAFDRYAAICQPLCYTVIMSANACTVLASLSWLGALGHSFVQTLMTFQLPFCNAQVIDHYFCDVHPVLKLACADTTLVNMLVVANSGLISLGCFLILLASYTVILFSLQKQSAESRHKXLSTCGSHLTVVTFFFVACIFIYLHPSTTFPLDKAVSVFYTTITPMLNPLIYTLRNEDVKNAMRQLWSSKISLKEKQRG; translated from the exons ATGAGCATGCATATAG agaacCAGAGTCACTCCACCAGTCCTGCCTGGGGCCCCATGAAAGTGGCCAACAATGTCACTGAGTTTATATTCCTGGGACTTTCCCAAGATTCTGGAGCGCAATTGATGTTCTTTGTCTTATTTCTCCTCTTCTATGTCGTGATCGTGGTGGGAAATTTGCTCATTTTGCTTATGGTCTTTTCTGACCCCCGACTACACACACCCATGTGTTTCTTCCTCAGTAACCTGTCTTTTGTGGACATTGCCTATTCCTCGGCCGCAGCACCCAAGATGATTGCAGACTTTGTTTCTGAGAAAAAGACTATTTCCTACTGGGGCTGTATAACTCAGATGTTTACCTTCCACTTTTTAGGTTGTgctgagatttttgttttgacTGTCATGGCTTTTGATCGCTATGCTGCTATCTGCCAACCCCTCTGTTACACTGTCATAATGAGTGCTAATGCTTGTACTGTGCTGGCATCACTGTCCTGGTTGGGGGCCCTGGGTCATTCCTTTGTTCAGACCCTCATGACCTTCCAGCTGCCCTTCTGTAATGCTCAGGTTATAGACCATTACTTTTGTGATGTCCACCCAGTCCTAAAACTTGCCTGTGCTGATACAACTCTGGTAAACATGCTGGTAGTTGCCAACAGTGGTCTCATCTCCCTAGGGTGTTTCCTCATTCTTTTGGCCTCCTACACAGTCATTCTGTTTAGTCTTCAAAAACAGTCTGCAGAGAGCCGACACAA GCTCTCTACCTGTGGATCTCATCTGACTGTAGTAACTTTCTTCTTTGTTGCGTGTATCTTTATTTATCTCCATCCATCCACTACTTTCCCATTGGATAAAGCTGTGTCTGTGTTCTATACCACCATCACCCCAATGTTGAACCCACTCATCTATACTCTGAGGAATGAGGATGTAAAGAATGCCATGAGGCAGCTATGGAGTAGCAAGATCTCCTTGAAGGAAAAGCAGAGAGGATAG